One Gossypium raimondii isolate GPD5lz chromosome 3, ASM2569854v1, whole genome shotgun sequence genomic window carries:
- the LOC105794178 gene encoding sucrose transport protein SUC3 isoform X3 — MLDLANNTVQGPARALLADLSGPDQHNSSNAIFCSWMAVGNILGFSAGASGSWHRWFPFLENRACCEACANLKAAFLVAVVFLLFCTVVTVCFAKEVPLPLPADQPTRLSDSAPLLDGSTQKGFQHSKSKADASIVPNDNRNIAENGYEWVSNSKLANSKDNNSQNEVFSDGPGAVLVNLLTSLRHLPPAMHSVLIVMALSWLSWFPFFLFDTDWMGREVYHGDPKGNASETKLYDQGVREGAFGLLLNSVVLGISSFFIEPMCQRIGSRLVWAMSNYTVFACMGVTAIISLVSVTEYSEGIEHVFGGGGAIKIAALVVFALLGFPLAITYSVPFSVTAELTADSGGGQGLAIGVLNLAIVIPQMIVSLGAGPWDALFGGGNIPAFILASFCALAAGIIATLRLPDLASSFKSSGFHFG, encoded by the exons ATGTTGGATCTTGCTAACAATACAGTGCAG GGACCAGCTCGTGCCCTTTTGGCTGATCTATCTG GTCCTGATCAACATAATTCTTCAAATGCTATATTTTGCTCGTGGATGGCTGTTGGAAACATCTTGGGATTTTCAGCTGGTGCTAGTGGGAGTTGGCACAG ATGGTTTCCATTCTTGGAAAACAGAGCTTGCTGTGAAGCCTGTGCCAATTTGAAAGCAGCATTTCTTGTTGCTGTA GTCTTTCTCTTGTTTTGTACTGTTGTGACTGTATGTTTTGCTAAGGAGGTTCCGCTTCCACTGCCAGCAGATCAGCCTACTCGTTTATCAGATTCTGCTCCTCTGTTGGATGGTTCCACTCAAAAGGGCTTTCAACACTCAAAATCAAAAGCTGATGCATCCATTGTTCCCAATGATAATAGGAACATTGCTGAAAATGGATATGAATGGGTGTCAAATTCCAAGCTTGCCAACTCAAAAGATAACAATTctcaaaatgaagtttttagtGATGGGCCTGGAGCCGTACTGGTCAACTTATTGACGAGTTTAAGGCATTTACCACCTGCAATGCACTCGGTGCTTATTGTCATGGCTCTTAGTTGG CTTTCCTGGTTCCCTTTCTTTCTATTTGATACGGACTGGATGGGAAGAGAAGTATATCATGGAGATCCAAAAGGGAATGCTTCTGAAACAAAATTGTATGATCAAGGTGTCAGAGAAGGTGCATTTGGTTTGCTATTAAATTCT GTTGTTCTTGGTATTAGTTCTTTCTTTATTGAACCAATGTGTCAACGGATTGGGTCAAGACTTGTTTGGGCCATGAGCAACTATACAGTTTTTGCCTGTATGGGTGTCACAGCTATCATTAGTTTGGTATCTGTCACAGAATATTCTGAAGGGATTGAACATGTATTTGGAGGAGGTGGAGCTATCAAGATTGCCGCTTTGGTTGTATTTGCTCTTCTTGGGTTTCCTCTAGCG ATCACCTATAGTGTTCCATTTTCCGTTACAGCAGAGTTGACTGCTGACTCTGGTGGTGGTCAAG GATTGGCAATTGGAGTTTTGAACCTTGCAATTGTTATTCCACAG ATGATTGTATCTCTGGGAGCTGGTCCATGGGATGCTCTATTTGGTGGAGGAAATATACCAGCCTTTATTTTGGCTTCATTCTGTGCTCTGGCTGCGGGGATTATTGCAACTCTGAGGCTGCCTGATCTGGCAAGTTCCTTCAAGTCATCTGGTTTTCATTTTGGCTAA